In Pelosinus sp. UFO1, one genomic interval encodes:
- a CDS encoding SDR family oxidoreductase produces MLQGKRIVIIGGSSGIGLETARLAIGQGAKVTIASRSKEKLQKAKEQLGGNITSYVLDTSQEDKMKEFFETVGSFDHLVVTAAETSGGPFLEADAAKDHQMFENKFWGQYYAAKYGAPYLSANGSITLFSGVVAFKAMVGSATLGAINAAVANLGKTLALELAPLRVNVVSPGIIDTPSRSKMPVEARNSFYNGLASKLPVQRIGQAEDVAQGVLYLLSSTFVTGTVLHIDGGHSLL; encoded by the coding sequence ATGTTACAGGGTAAGCGTATTGTTATTATTGGTGGAAGTTCCGGAATTGGTTTGGAAACAGCTAGGCTTGCTATAGGGCAAGGGGCAAAAGTAACGATAGCCAGTCGTTCTAAAGAAAAATTACAAAAAGCAAAAGAACAGTTAGGTGGAAATATAACCTCTTATGTATTGGATACGAGCCAAGAAGATAAGATGAAGGAATTTTTTGAGACGGTAGGCAGTTTTGATCATTTAGTGGTTACAGCAGCGGAGACTTCGGGAGGGCCCTTCCTTGAGGCAGATGCCGCCAAAGACCATCAAATGTTTGAGAACAAATTTTGGGGTCAGTACTACGCGGCAAAATATGGGGCACCATATCTTTCTGCAAATGGATCTATTACTCTGTTTTCAGGAGTCGTAGCCTTTAAAGCCATGGTAGGATCTGCAACCCTTGGAGCGATTAATGCGGCAGTTGCTAATCTTGGAAAAACTCTTGCTTTAGAACTTGCCCCTCTCAGGGTGAATGTCGTTTCTCCCGGCATTATTGATACACCATCCCGCAGCAAAATGCCAGTAGAAGCCCGTAATAGTTTTTACAATGGATTAGCCAGTAAACTGCCTGTACAAAGAATAGGGCAGGCCGAAGATGTGGCACAAGGAGTCTTATATTTACTATCCAGCACTTTTGTCACTGGCACTGTTCTTCATATTGATGGCGGGCATAGCTTACTTTAA
- a CDS encoding helix-turn-helix domain-containing protein produces the protein MDMLEPIELTKGTPGTPCPIAKTLDVIGTKWTFLIIRDLLIEGTMRFSDLHRAMQGISPKTLSLRLRELEEQGILTRRVYPEVPPRVEYSLTEKGKKLEGIFKELKRFGLTLPDN, from the coding sequence ATGGATATGTTGGAACCTATTGAGCTGACAAAGGGAACGCCAGGAACACCTTGTCCAATTGCTAAAACACTTGATGTTATTGGCACAAAATGGACATTTTTGATTATACGAGATTTACTAATTGAGGGGACGATGCGATTTAGTGATCTACATAGAGCGATGCAGGGAATTAGTCCGAAGACCCTTTCCTTACGACTGAGGGAATTAGAAGAACAAGGAATCTTGACAAGACGAGTGTATCCAGAGGTTCCACCTCGTGTAGAATACTCCTTAACGGAAAAGGGGAAAAAATTAGAAGGTATATTTAAAGAACTAAAACGATTTGGCTTAACGTTACCCGATAATTAA
- a CDS encoding nitroreductase family protein, with product MDLIQVNQEKCIRCGLCATVCPTDVIGMDSSGPKTIGQHCIACGHCVAVCPEEALDNIKAPLANQTPLGETPVLDSDTAARFLRSRRSIRSYKETTVPREKILQLLSIARLAPTGGNTQGVSYLVIDNKATLRKITAAVVDWMEEEIKKNSPWAAYFSGNVTKYRKTGKDVILRSAPCLIIAKAPKDFMPRGRDNAHFSLTYAELFAPTIELGTCWAGYFEACALSGYQPLLNLLQLPEKMAVTGGLMVGYPRFSYKRLVDRSPLDVAFQ from the coding sequence ATGGATTTGATTCAAGTCAATCAAGAAAAATGTATCCGCTGTGGCCTCTGTGCTACGGTATGTCCAACAGATGTTATTGGCATGGATAGCTCTGGTCCGAAAACCATTGGACAACACTGTATTGCTTGCGGTCACTGTGTGGCCGTTTGCCCAGAAGAAGCATTAGATAATATAAAAGCTCCTTTAGCTAACCAAACGCCTTTAGGAGAAACACCTGTTTTAGACTCAGATACAGCAGCACGCTTTCTCCGTTCACGGCGGTCCATTCGCTCCTATAAAGAAACTACAGTTCCTCGAGAAAAGATTCTGCAGCTTCTTTCCATTGCTCGCCTTGCTCCGACTGGTGGAAATACACAGGGTGTCAGTTATCTTGTTATTGACAATAAGGCTACATTACGCAAAATCACAGCAGCAGTTGTTGACTGGATGGAGGAGGAAATAAAAAAGAATTCTCCTTGGGCAGCCTACTTTTCAGGAAATGTTACTAAGTATCGTAAGACAGGCAAAGATGTTATACTACGGAGTGCACCCTGCTTAATCATTGCCAAAGCACCAAAAGACTTTATGCCCCGGGGAAGGGATAATGCTCATTTTTCCTTAACTTATGCTGAATTGTTTGCGCCAACTATTGAACTAGGAACCTGTTGGGCTGGCTACTTTGAAGCCTGTGCCCTTTCAGGTTATCAGCCCCTTCTCAATCTTTTGCAACTTCCAGAAAAAATGGCTGTTACTGGTGGGCTGATGGTCGGTTATCCCCGATTTTCTTATAAAAGATTAGTGGATAGAAGCCCCTTAGACGTAGCTTTCCAATAG
- a CDS encoding metallophosphoesterase: MNSFFMILGIIFLLYAAGNYYIALRFFQCLRSIIEPYSLFYWGGYTLFAVTKIVARIGRKNFPGTFNTRMTIFGDYWLAASYYFFLVWVAVDLLRFLNKLLLPQFLLLPYPSMVLGFSVLFLVVALILYGNWNAKKPRIRKYELTVNKTAPGLSQLHIAMISDIHLGVIVDKDRLEAIIKQINALHPDIIFLVGDTIDEDVKFFIEQEMSVTLGKLHAPYGVFAVLGNHEYLGGESDLAAEHIGKSNIKLLRDEYLMINKQFYVVGRDDRSAKKANGKRRFPLYRVMQGIDHELPIILLDHQPYELEEGQRNRVDLQLSGHTHHGQFFPNNLIIQRVFEIDWGYLRNGEYQVIVSCGIGTWGPPIRIGNHPEIIDLLITFEK, encoded by the coding sequence ATGAATTCTTTTTTTATGATACTAGGCATTATTTTCTTACTATATGCTGCGGGAAATTACTATATAGCACTTCGTTTTTTTCAATGTCTTCGTAGTATCATTGAGCCTTATTCCTTATTTTATTGGGGTGGATATACCTTATTTGCTGTGACAAAAATTGTGGCTAGAATCGGAAGAAAAAATTTTCCCGGCACTTTCAATACTCGAATGACTATCTTTGGGGATTATTGGCTTGCCGCAAGCTATTACTTTTTCTTGGTTTGGGTGGCTGTGGATCTCTTGCGATTTCTGAATAAATTGTTGTTACCCCAATTTTTGCTACTCCCATATCCATCAATGGTACTAGGATTTAGCGTCCTCTTCTTAGTGGTTGCTCTAATTCTTTACGGAAATTGGAATGCCAAAAAACCGCGTATTCGTAAATACGAATTGACGGTCAATAAAACAGCACCTGGATTGTCACAGCTTCATATTGCAATGATATCTGATATACATCTTGGTGTGATTGTTGATAAGGATCGGCTGGAGGCCATCATTAAGCAAATTAATGCGCTGCATCCCGATATTATATTTTTAGTTGGGGACACAATTGACGAAGATGTAAAATTTTTCATAGAACAGGAAATGTCTGTGACATTGGGTAAATTGCATGCTCCTTATGGTGTGTTTGCAGTGCTTGGAAATCACGAGTATCTTGGTGGAGAAAGCGATCTCGCTGCAGAACATATTGGCAAATCTAATATTAAGTTATTACGGGACGAGTACCTAATGATCAATAAACAATTCTATGTGGTTGGCCGAGATGATCGGAGTGCAAAGAAAGCAAACGGAAAAAGGCGATTTCCTTTATATAGAGTCATGCAAGGTATTGATCATGAGCTTCCGATTATCTTGTTAGACCACCAACCTTATGAATTAGAAGAAGGACAGCGTAATAGAGTTGATCTTCAGTTATCAGGGCATACCCATCATGGACAGTTTTTCCCCAATAATCTGATTATACAACGCGTCTTTGAAATTGACTGGGGTTACTTGCGAAACGGTGAATATCAGGTCATAGTATCTTGCGGAATTGGGACATGGGGACCACCGATTCGTATAGGAAATCATCCAGAGATTATTGATCTGTTGATTACATTTGAAAAATAA
- a CDS encoding YbhB/YbcL family Raf kinase inhibitor-like protein, with product MIVTSSGIVNGIIDKKYGKYGEQFYKGMPTLSLPLEIKEYPSNVKTFAILMEDKDAIPPTGFSWIHWSVANLVEDSLGENVSVNAREFVQGTNSWSSGLLSEPLNRYEAARFGGPMPPDKPHTYEIHVFALDRSLDLQDGFYVNELYKAMEGHILAQYTLKGIYYN from the coding sequence ATGATTGTTACGAGCAGTGGTATTGTGAATGGCATCATAGACAAAAAGTACGGAAAATATGGGGAACAATTTTATAAAGGCATGCCGACCCTTTCTTTGCCACTAGAGATTAAAGAGTATCCCTCCAATGTAAAAACCTTTGCCATTCTTATGGAGGATAAAGATGCCATACCGCCAACGGGATTTTCTTGGATACATTGGTCTGTTGCTAATTTAGTTGAAGATTCACTTGGTGAAAATGTAAGTGTGAATGCAAGAGAGTTCGTCCAAGGAACAAATAGCTGGTCGAGTGGATTACTCTCTGAACCTTTAAATCGTTACGAAGCTGCTAGGTTTGGTGGGCCGATGCCTCCCGATAAACCCCATACTTATGAAATACATGTATTTGCTCTTGATCGATCCTTAGATTTGCAAGATGGGTTTTATGTAAATGAACTTTACAAGGCGATGGAAGGCCATATACTCGCTCAATATACCCTAAAAGGAATTTATTATAATTAA
- a CDS encoding IMP dehydrogenase — MAFYYEEVSRTFSEYLLVPNLTRKDCIPSNVNLKTPIVKFKKDEKPPIEINIPFVSAIMQSVSDDNLAIALSKCGGLSFIFGSQSIERQTEMVKRVKNFKAGFVVSNANLSPEHTVKDVIELKEKTGHATIAITEDGTLATKLLGIVTSRDYRTSRDSLNKKIKEFMTPFSKLIVSTVNTSLKEANDIIWERKLHCLPIINDKQQLVYFVFRKDYEDHKQNPLELLDSEKRHMVGAGINTRDYKERVPALVKAGVDVLCVDSSDGFSEWQSETIKYIKEEYKDTVKIGGGNVVDKEGFMYFVEAGADFVKVGIGGGSICITRETKGIGRGQASAIIEVAQARDDYFKETGIYIPICSDGGVVHDYHTVLALAMGADFIMMGRYFARFDESPAPKTKLGNNYVKEYWGEGSKRARNWQRYDFGEGSNLKFEEGVDSYVPYAGKLKDNIDVTLSKIKSTMCSCGAISIKELQRTARITLVSSTSIVEGGAHDVILKENNY; from the coding sequence ATGGCATTTTATTATGAAGAAGTTTCTAGAACTTTTAGTGAATATCTTCTTGTACCTAATCTTACAAGAAAAGATTGTATCCCTAGCAACGTTAACTTAAAAACTCCTATTGTAAAATTTAAAAAGGATGAGAAACCTCCTATTGAAATAAATATCCCATTTGTTTCTGCAATCATGCAATCTGTATCCGATGATAATCTAGCAATTGCTCTTTCCAAATGCGGAGGATTATCCTTTATTTTCGGTTCTCAATCCATAGAAAGACAAACAGAAATGGTAAAAAGAGTAAAGAATTTCAAAGCTGGTTTTGTAGTCAGCAATGCGAATCTATCTCCAGAACATACTGTAAAAGACGTTATTGAATTAAAAGAAAAAACGGGACATGCTACCATCGCAATTACAGAAGATGGAACACTAGCTACTAAATTATTAGGGATTGTCACCAGTAGAGATTATAGAACCAGCAGGGATTCTTTAAATAAAAAAATTAAAGAATTCATGACCCCTTTTTCAAAGCTTATTGTTAGTACAGTTAATACTAGTCTAAAAGAAGCAAATGATATAATTTGGGAGCGTAAACTTCACTGTTTACCAATTATAAATGATAAACAACAATTAGTATATTTCGTTTTTAGAAAAGACTATGAAGATCACAAACAAAATCCCTTAGAGCTTTTAGACTCTGAGAAGAGACATATGGTTGGCGCGGGTATAAACACAAGAGATTATAAAGAAAGAGTACCTGCTTTAGTTAAAGCTGGCGTGGATGTTTTATGTGTCGATTCTTCTGACGGCTTTAGTGAATGGCAATCAGAAACAATAAAATATATAAAAGAAGAATATAAGGATACTGTTAAAATCGGCGGCGGGAATGTGGTCGACAAAGAAGGGTTTATGTACTTTGTTGAAGCAGGTGCTGACTTTGTAAAGGTTGGAATCGGCGGTGGATCAATCTGCATAACTAGGGAAACTAAAGGAATCGGTAGAGGACAAGCTTCTGCAATTATAGAAGTTGCCCAGGCTAGAGACGATTATTTTAAAGAAACAGGCATCTATATTCCAATTTGTTCAGATGGCGGAGTTGTGCATGACTACCATACCGTATTAGCTCTAGCAATGGGTGCTGACTTTATTATGATGGGACGATATTTCGCAAGATTTGATGAAAGTCCTGCTCCTAAAACCAAACTTGGCAATAACTATGTTAAAGAATATTGGGGGGAAGGTTCAAAACGCGCTCGTAACTGGCAACGTTATGATTTTGGCGAAGGAAGTAATCTTAAATTTGAAGAAGGCGTAGATAGCTATGTACCCTATGCTGGTAAACTGAAAGATAATATTGATGTTACTTTAAGTAAAATAAAATCAACAATGTGTAGCTGCGGAGCTATCTCGATTAAAGAACTGCAAAGAACCGCAAGAATTACTCTGGTGTCTTCTACAAGCATTGTAGAAGGTGGCGCTCATGATGTTATCTTGAAGGAAAACAACTATTAA
- the gnd gene encoding decarboxylating NADP(+)-dependent phosphogluconate dehydrogenase — translation MEKAYDIGLIGLAVMGENLVMNMANKGFGVVVYNRTTSKVDNFLQRNSGKKLGGAHSIEELTKLLTKPRKIMLMVKAGKPVDDMIAELLPYLEQGDIIIDGGNSFFEDTRRRFTELSRQGIRFIGMGVSGGEEGALKGPSLMPGAELSAYQEIAPIFTAIAAQVADGPCCAYVGTDGAGHYVKMVHNGIEYGDMQLISEAYYIMKIALGLSAEELYEVFDEWNKGDLDSYLIEITRDIFLQKDEQTGRPLVEMILDKAGQKGTGKWTSKCALDLGVPTPTITEAVFARCMSAYKEERVVASSLLKGPSSDKYLGDKQKFIQAIHDALYASKICSYAQGFALLKAADKEYSWNLNYGDIALLWRGGCIIRAQFLDRIKESFQRDGSLPNLLLAPYFQDALGRVQDNWRLTVKNCKELGIPTPAFSASLDYYDSYRRAVLPSNLIQAQRDYFGAHTYERIDRSGSFHTEWIKK, via the coding sequence ATGGAAAAGGCATATGATATAGGGTTGATCGGTTTAGCAGTAATGGGTGAAAACCTAGTCATGAATATGGCAAACAAAGGTTTTGGTGTAGTTGTTTATAACCGCACCACAAGCAAGGTAGACAATTTTCTTCAACGTAATTCTGGGAAAAAGCTTGGTGGGGCGCATTCTATCGAGGAACTGACAAAACTATTAACTAAGCCCCGTAAGATTATGCTGATGGTTAAGGCAGGAAAACCTGTTGATGACATGATTGCAGAGTTGCTACCTTATTTAGAGCAAGGCGATATTATTATTGATGGGGGAAATTCTTTTTTTGAAGATACCCGCAGGAGGTTTACGGAGTTATCTCGCCAAGGTATTCGATTTATTGGTATGGGAGTATCTGGTGGAGAAGAGGGTGCATTAAAGGGGCCTAGTTTGATGCCAGGAGCCGAGCTATCTGCCTACCAAGAAATTGCACCTATTTTTACTGCTATAGCCGCACAGGTGGCTGACGGTCCATGTTGCGCTTATGTAGGTACTGACGGTGCTGGACATTACGTTAAGATGGTACATAATGGTATAGAATATGGAGATATGCAGCTCATTAGTGAGGCATATTATATAATGAAAATTGCCTTAGGCTTATCAGCTGAGGAACTATACGAAGTATTTGATGAGTGGAACAAAGGAGATCTAGATTCTTACCTCATTGAAATTACTAGGGACATTTTTCTGCAAAAAGACGAACAAACAGGCAGGCCCCTGGTAGAAATGATTCTTGATAAAGCGGGACAAAAGGGAACGGGCAAGTGGACTTCGAAGTGCGCTTTGGATTTAGGCGTACCCACACCAACAATTACAGAAGCGGTATTCGCCCGTTGCATGTCAGCCTACAAAGAAGAACGAGTGGTAGCTTCTAGCCTTCTAAAAGGACCAAGTAGTGATAAATATCTAGGAGATAAGCAAAAATTTATTCAAGCCATTCATGATGCCTTGTACGCTTCTAAAATTTGCTCCTATGCCCAGGGATTTGCCCTACTAAAGGCAGCGGACAAAGAATATAGCTGGAATTTAAATTATGGCGATATTGCCCTTCTTTGGCGTGGCGGCTGCATTATTAGGGCTCAATTTTTAGATCGGATCAAAGAATCCTTTCAGCGGGATGGGAGTCTTCCCAATTTATTACTTGCCCCTTATTTTCAAGACGCTTTAGGCCGAGTCCAGGATAACTGGAGACTGACAGTCAAGAATTGTAAAGAATTGGGGATACCAACTCCTGCCTTTAGCGCTTCTTTAGACTATTATGATAGCTATCGCCGAGCTGTACTTCCTTCAAATCTAATTCAAGCACAGAGAGATTATTTCGGTGCTCATACCTATGAAAGAATTGATCGATCAGGCAGCTTTCATACAGAGTGGATTAAAAAATAA
- a CDS encoding HAD family hydrolase — translation MYEVILFDLDGTLTDPKVGITLSVQYALEKMGIYEEDAEKLTPFIGPPLLSAFKEFYHMNDEEATLAISYYRERFSKVGLYENEVYLGIRELLAELKKQGKKLIVATSKPTVFSVKILEHFDLLHFFTAVIGSNLDGTRTEKGDVIEFALQDQNLKERERIIMVGDRKHDVIGAKKNGIDVIAVAYGYGSQEELVTAEPNHMVSSVGELFNLLKFIS, via the coding sequence ATGTATGAAGTAATATTATTTGACCTTGACGGCACATTGACAGATCCTAAAGTGGGCATTACATTGTCCGTTCAATATGCGCTAGAAAAAATGGGGATTTATGAAGAAGATGCGGAAAAACTGACACCTTTCATTGGACCACCCTTATTAAGTGCTTTCAAGGAGTTTTATCATATGAATGATGAGGAAGCTACCTTGGCTATTTCTTACTATCGAGAAAGGTTTTCAAAAGTCGGATTATATGAAAATGAAGTTTACCTAGGTATTAGAGAATTGCTTGCGGAGCTAAAGAAACAAGGAAAAAAACTGATTGTAGCAACTTCTAAGCCAACCGTATTTTCCGTAAAAATTTTGGAACACTTCGACTTACTCCACTTTTTTACTGCTGTTATCGGGAGTAATCTGGATGGCACGAGGACCGAAAAAGGCGATGTGATAGAATTTGCTCTGCAAGATCAAAATCTTAAAGAACGAGAAAGGATTATTATGGTCGGTGATCGCAAGCATGATGTAATCGGCGCTAAGAAAAATGGTATAGATGTTATTGCAGTTGCGTATGGATATGGTAGCCAGGAAGAATTAGTTACTGCCGAGCCGAATCATATGGTTTCGTCAGTGGGTGAACTTTTTAATCTGCTGAAATTTATTTCTTAA
- a CDS encoding nitrite/sulfite reductase — MQKWSQDVTKLNHVEIAKLEKDGLDVIQSLDKYAKEGFAAITADDFDRFKWLGLYVQRPKTDEFFMLRVKIPGGVLTAKQARVIAEISKKHGRELLDITSRHSIQFHWIRVQSLPDIFEKLADVGLTTVAAAGDCPRNIVSSPLAGIDPDEIFDASMIVRELNRFFEYNRDFSNLPRKFKISITTAPHNSIHAEINDVAFTPAQKELHGKIVQGFHVAVGGGLSAEPQLAKDVDIFVRPEEVLKVSAAVATIFRDYGYREKRNHSRLKFLVADWGMEKFTEELLKITGPFVTRGTDLTRNWNKGFFHGVHKQKQSGLSYVGLTIPAGRMSASELEKIAGLADAYGDGEIRTTNSQDIVLINIPDQKLEGLLTEEIVNKFSPDSQSFLATAVTCTGKEFCPFAVAETKHSIQEIAQYLDEHISLEEPIRLSISGCKNSCGQPQISDIGLQGNVVLVDGKAIESFEVWLGGILGPSASFATKLSGLVTKEKVGQALVEMIGFYKENKVKAESFTDFVNRIGFGALQDKLNAFVVNKTA; from the coding sequence ATGCAAAAATGGAGTCAAGATGTTACTAAGCTAAATCATGTTGAGATCGCCAAATTAGAAAAAGATGGGTTAGATGTTATTCAAAGTTTGGACAAATATGCCAAAGAGGGCTTTGCCGCGATTACTGCGGATGATTTTGACCGCTTCAAATGGTTAGGACTTTATGTACAAAGGCCTAAGACGGATGAGTTTTTTATGCTTAGGGTCAAAATTCCTGGTGGAGTCCTTACTGCAAAACAAGCGAGGGTAATTGCAGAGATATCAAAAAAACATGGGCGGGAATTACTTGATATTACAAGTCGTCATTCCATTCAATTTCATTGGATAAGGGTACAAAGCTTACCAGATATTTTTGAAAAGTTAGCAGATGTTGGCCTTACGACAGTCGCGGCAGCTGGTGACTGCCCGAGAAATATTGTCAGCAGTCCTTTAGCAGGGATTGACCCTGATGAAATTTTTGATGCTAGCATGATTGTTCGCGAGTTGAATCGTTTCTTTGAGTACAATCGAGATTTCTCTAACTTACCAAGAAAATTTAAAATTTCCATTACGACAGCTCCTCACAATTCAATCCATGCAGAGATCAATGATGTTGCCTTTACTCCTGCCCAGAAAGAATTACATGGAAAAATAGTACAAGGCTTTCACGTAGCAGTTGGCGGCGGCTTATCAGCAGAACCACAGTTGGCTAAAGATGTAGATATTTTTGTTCGTCCTGAAGAAGTTCTGAAAGTTTCGGCAGCTGTTGCCACTATTTTCCGTGATTACGGTTACCGTGAAAAACGTAATCATTCAAGACTAAAATTTTTGGTTGCTGACTGGGGCATGGAAAAATTTACAGAAGAATTACTTAAGATTACAGGACCATTTGTAACAAGAGGTACTGATTTGACACGTAACTGGAACAAGGGCTTTTTCCACGGAGTTCATAAGCAGAAGCAGTCTGGTCTTTCTTATGTTGGCTTAACAATACCTGCGGGAAGAATGAGTGCAAGTGAGCTAGAAAAAATAGCAGGGTTAGCGGATGCTTATGGTGATGGAGAAATAAGAACTACCAACTCACAAGATATTGTTCTGATCAATATTCCTGATCAAAAGCTAGAAGGCCTATTGACAGAGGAAATCGTAAATAAATTTTCTCCCGACTCTCAATCCTTCCTTGCTACTGCAGTTACCTGTACAGGAAAAGAATTTTGTCCTTTTGCTGTGGCAGAAACGAAGCACAGCATACAAGAAATTGCTCAATATTTGGACGAACATATTTCTCTTGAGGAACCCATTCGTCTTAGCATCAGCGGATGCAAAAACTCTTGTGGACAGCCGCAAATTTCTGATATTGGACTGCAAGGGAATGTAGTATTAGTTGATGGCAAAGCAATCGAAAGCTTTGAAGTATGGCTTGGTGGGATACTAGGACCTTCTGCTTCCTTTGCGACGAAATTGTCAGGGCTTGTGACAAAAGAAAAGGTTGGTCAAGCCTTAGTCGAAATGATTGGGTTCTACAAAGAAAATAAGGTCAAGGCTGAATCTTTTACTGACTTTGTCAACCGTATTGGTTTTGGGGCGCTCCAAGATAAGTTAAACGCCTTTGTTGTTAATAAAACAGCTTGA
- a CDS encoding chemotaxis protein CheX, with amino-acid sequence MDVKMINPFIDAIMTIMPQLGFQNIVKGKLSVGDQFVESKGITVLVGLTDQLRGNIAYNLKEETAMQIASKMMMGMPVTSLDELAQSAISELTNMVTGNAATNFEKEGLRVDISPPSIVVGENFKVKVSSTKFLVVEMVADSLVIELNIGIG; translated from the coding sequence TTGGATGTAAAAATGATCAATCCATTTATTGATGCAATTATGACGATAATGCCTCAACTAGGCTTTCAAAATATTGTAAAGGGTAAACTTTCTGTTGGTGATCAGTTTGTTGAGAGTAAAGGGATTACGGTACTAGTAGGGTTGACAGATCAATTGCGAGGCAATATTGCTTATAATTTGAAAGAAGAAACTGCCATGCAAATTGCTTCAAAAATGATGATGGGAATGCCTGTTACTTCTCTAGATGAATTAGCCCAAAGTGCAATTTCTGAATTGACAAATATGGTTACAGGAAATGCGGCAACCAATTTTGAAAAAGAAGGACTAAGGGTAGATATTTCACCACCAAGTATAGTTGTTGGAGAAAACTTCAAAGTGAAGGTTAGTAGTACGAAATTTCTGGTAGTTGAAATGGTGGCAGATTCGTTAGTCATTGAGCTAAACATTGGAATTGGATAA
- a CDS encoding response regulator, which translates to MDKVRVLVVDDSPFSQRLIKDALANSHYEVCSYAGTGSEGITQYRELRPAVVTMDLTLPDMDGLECCREILTIDPNAKVVVVSAMKDEAIITKGTAIGVKAFFQKPVKSDELLAGLRDILDAGEKDNADKDQYLKYFITAFKQNIIDMTGMDASDITQTPGHKLESHGLAVIIGITGSHPGKFVLDLSMSVAEELSKKLLGTDVVASEDVFNSIAELANIIAGHSVSQINNLLRDKEFELRLTPPSILIGESVAIINPKMASNTVTTQTIIGSLHMNVGFVGGK; encoded by the coding sequence ATGGATAAAGTTCGTGTGTTGGTAGTGGATGATTCTCCTTTTAGCCAAAGATTAATTAAAGATGCTTTGGCAAATTCCCATTATGAAGTATGTAGCTATGCCGGTACAGGTAGCGAGGGAATAACTCAATATCGCGAGCTACGTCCTGCTGTAGTGACCATGGACTTAACGTTACCTGATATGGATGGATTGGAATGCTGCAGAGAAATATTAACGATTGATCCAAATGCTAAAGTAGTTGTAGTAAGTGCTATGAAGGATGAAGCAATTATCACTAAAGGAACAGCAATTGGCGTAAAGGCGTTCTTCCAAAAACCAGTAAAATCAGATGAATTGTTAGCGGGGCTACGTGATATCTTGGATGCTGGAGAGAAGGATAATGCTGACAAGGATCAATATCTGAAATATTTTATTACAGCTTTTAAGCAGAATATTATAGATATGACTGGAATGGATGCTAGCGATATAACTCAAACTCCTGGTCATAAGTTAGAGTCACATGGGTTAGCAGTTATTATTGGTATTACAGGAAGCCATCCAGGAAAATTTGTCTTAGATTTATCCATGTCTGTTGCAGAAGAACTTTCTAAGAAATTATTAGGGACAGATGTAGTAGCAAGTGAAGATGTATTTAATAGTATTGCTGAATTAGCCAATATTATTGCAGGGCATAGTGTTTCTCAAATTAATAATTTGTTACGAGATAAAGAATTTGAGCTTCGGTTGACACCACCAAGTATTTTAATCGGTGAGTCAGTTGCAATTATTAATCCTAAAATGGCTTCTAATACAGTCACAACCCAGACAATTATTGGCTCATTACATATGAATGTTGGGTTCGTTGGAGGGAAATAA